The Mercurialis annua linkage group LG7, ddMerAnnu1.2, whole genome shotgun sequence genome includes the window CTTTTAAGAAATCTATGATCTTAATGTAGTCCTGTGTGACATGATTGAAAGTGATGATCTGGAGATCAAAAGTTTGGGTGATAGAATGAAAGTTAAGTTTGATAAATATTGGGGTGACCCTGACAAAATGATCAAGCTTATCTTTTTTTCTTATGTGTTTGatccaagtgtaaaattggAAAGAATGGAGTATTCTCTAACTACCATGTTTGAAAAGGTTAGAGGTGTTGCCTTGTATAAAGCTGTTGTTGATGAGCTAACCTTGTTTTTCCTTGAGTACAATTCTACGTATGAATCTGTTGGTGGTGGGAGCATTGTTTCTGAGTTGGGCTCTCAACCTAATTCTACTCAAGTTGAAGGAGGCCATAGTTTGGCTCCTGTCTCTGTCCCTTAACCTGCTACTGGTACAAGAAAACCTTCATCTGTGATGAAAGCAAGATTCAAGCAACATCGGAGGGAAATGGGAACTTCCAGTTCTAGAAGAATtgaacttgaaatctattttgaTGAGGCCTTATTGGATGATGAGGACCAAATGATGTGTTAATGTGATGGAAGTTCAATTCTATTCTCTTTTCCAGTTCTGTCTAGAATGGCCCGAGATATACTTGCAGTTCCCATTTCCACCGTGACGTCTGAATCTGCCTTCAGCACTGGTAAAAGGGTCCTTGATTGCTTCAGGAGTTCTTTGACTCCTAAATTGGTGGAAGCCCTTATATGAACACAGGATTCGTTGAGAGCATCAATTGATCCTCTGGTGATCGAAGAATGTATTGAGGAGCTGGAAACATTTGAGTAAGGTTATGCACTTTAATCTTTTACCTTTGTTTACATCTTTTCTTTTATCTTACTTACATTTTTGACATTCTGTAATTTAGTGTTCTGAACTCAAATTTCTTTTGTGGATTTATTAGGGTTGCCAAATGTTGGTCCTCCCACTTAAAACCTACAAATGATGCCTTTTTTGCTTTTGAAAACACAAGTGATGACACTGTGTCGCAGTTGTGGTGTTGGACCTTATGGTGGAAGCCAATTGCCAAACTGAATTGTCCATATCCCTTATGATTCTGCATATCATCTGATTTATATATGAATCCTGATGATAGTGTCCCTATCCCTATCTGAACTGATGTTTTGAACAGACCAATCTGCTTTGGTGGAAGCAAGATGATTGTAAGAGATTCCAAccttaaacttcttttaaacttcttttagtttaaatcttttaaactacTTAGTGTTGAATTATTCACTTCCCGAAAGTGTAAGCTACTTTTATggtttaaatcttttaaactacTTAGTGTTGAATTGTTAACTTCCTGAAAGTGTAAGCTACTTTTCtggtttaaatctcttaaaatacTTGCTACTCAGTGTTGAATCTGTTGATCTTCCAAAACTGGTTTAAACCTTTTGAACTGCTTCTATATTAAATCTTTATAACtgtttttaatttacttttttggCCGATGATGATGCTTCCACTATATTTTCAGATGTTGTTGTAATGTCTTCATTGATATGAATTGAAGTAATGACACATTTTTGAGCCACCATATCTTAAATGATACGATCGCATTACAAATGAACAGAAAAACTCATATTCTGAGCCCCTAACTCCTGTTTTTCAAAATCTGGTCtgtttttttaaatgtaaattGTAGTGTAGTAATCAAATTTGATTGTTGTATGTTCTCTTCACTTTCTCAACAGCTTGAGGCCGCATGCTGGCCTGTTGCAGCTTCCTCTCCTTCACTGACTCTTGAGGCCAGCTTGAGCCAATGAGCCATGTGCTTTGCTTCTATTGAATACTCATGCCATTTTGTTTGGAATATATCAGTTGAGaacacttaattttttttgagaagagATGTAGTTATGtatgttaatattttttgagaTGGGatgtaattatttatatttaattctgAACATATATAGAACAAGGATGTAATTTGTAATTCTGCTTGTGTATTATTGAAATTGGATTGTTTGTTTACTAGGGCCCATTGAGAGGCTCAAACCGAAATACCGAACTGAACCGAAAACCAACCGATATATTtcgatttaatttattttggttttaactttaaaaattgacaatttggtTTTTATATTACTGCAATTCGGCACTGTCGGTacaaattcaaaaccgaactGGACCAAACCGACCGACGTACACCCCTAGTTGTATTGAACAAAgaatcactttaccccctcaacttgacacAAAGTATAAAAACGTCCAACGTTCGAAAATAGGATCAAAAATACCTTAAACTTGTTAAAACTTGGTCAAAACCCCTCCCTATGTTGATGTGGCATCTTAATTAGAACGTGAgattgtaaattttaaataattaactctaatttacTCTAGTTAactctaattaaatatttaacctaattaatctaatttaattaaacatttaatctatattttaaaaacaataaattcaTCGTTTTTTACACCACCACCACTGTCCCTCTTCCTCCACCTCCACCAACCACCACCCAAATCCCAAAACCACCGCCCAAAACCCATAAACAATCGCCCAAAACGCCAACCATCGATTCGCCTCTGTTGGAGACTAAGAGCTTCGTCTCAAGCTCGTCTCTATCAGAGACGAAGCTCTTCTCTTTGCCAGATGGGTGCGTCTCTGTCAAAGACAAACTCGTCTCTCACAGAGACAACAATGAGCAGTTGCTGGTGAAGAATTCAGGCAGCTGCTCatctgattaaaaaaaattgattttttttttgcaaaaagttcaaaaaggtCCTTtgtatttttagttaatatacatttcatatataaagttttaaaattaaaaaaaattaaattgttattttaattattatggattaatttacaaaattgaaaaaaattaggacATTTGTAAACTTGTTGTCATTAAAGACCATCTTGAGAAAAACGCCACTATTATAACCGGAGAGTGTATGTCGCGCTCTTATATGAGAGTGGGGAGGAGGATTTTTAACCGGATTTTGTCAAGTTCAGAGTAAAACTGATTATGTTTTTAAGTTTTGGACTTTTTAATGTTTTGTGCTAAGTTGATGGGGTAAAGTGGTCCTTTGTTCTTGTTGTATTGTATAAAAAGGTCGTTACTGATCTTGGGTCGTTCAAGACTTCAAGCCCATTACTCCAATACATTAATCACTTACgggtttctaaaaaaatatcaaaatttagtGAAGTATTAATTcgggtttttttttcataaataaccaAGATTATAAAAATGTTTACATTTATACATTGTCAAGTTTCAACTCTCTAAACAACGGTACACGGATAAGAAGTTTACATTTATACAGTTTCTATAAATACCCTTCATAACATTCAAAACCCtacgatttaaaaaaaaaattatctcttAATTTCTCTCATCTCTCGACTCAAATATCTCTCCTCTCTCATCTAACTATTTTCCATCCTTTTTCATCGGCGCCACCTttccactactagaaaacagtcgattagcgacggaaatccgtcgctaaaatcaaatttagcGACGGGTTTAGCGCGGattaaaaatccgtcgctaaatcctaaatgaatcccgccaactttagtgacggaaatccgtcgctaaaaatggCGGGATGAATGCCGCCAAATTATATTTCACTTTTAGTGACACATGtaacaatccgtcgctaaaagtaatacaTTCTACTAAATGACTACTTTTAGCTACAGATTATtgcatccgtcgctaaaagtattattttttaaaaaaattattaaaaaattatttattaaaaataatcatgtgttaaaaataataattatttattacaaaaataattatttattaaaaataataattatatattaaaaaataatcatttattaaaaaataataattatttattaaacaaCGAGAGAATAATGTATAACATAGatatataacatgaatatgagttacatttaagtataatatacatagatatataaCATGAACATGAGTTGGTCAAGGTGGAGTTATACGCAGGAGAACTACAAGATTAAAGATCCTTTAATGGGAGCAATgttaggatgggtgacctactgggaagtttgcGAAATTCGACAGGTGGGTGCTGGTGGGTGATCTAACGCGGGTGGGTGAGTGACGGAGGGTGCATATGTGGtgattgattaaataattatttttttacgatttaattttattttttttttttaaaattagggacagatttaatccgtcgctaattagcggcGAATTTAgaattccgtcgcaaaaacgGAGACCAAAATCCGccgctaattttttttccgtTGTTATTAAGTTGCGACAAAAAAAATAGCGACGGGctgtttccgtcgcaaatccgtcgctaaacgtgtttagcgacggattttggtcatttagcgacggaaaaatccgtcgctaaatgactgttttctagtagtgtaatTCATCAAGTCTCAATAACGCCGGATTGGTCCGTTACGCCGCCGCTGTTCTGCTGTTTTCATGCTTCTTTTTTTAGatatgatataaataaaaagaacaagagATAAATGAATCagaagttattaaattttttaagaaatttcttGAAGGTATATGATCAGATTCTGAGACGAAAAAATCAATCGTTCTTCTTCTACGCTTTCAAAtttacaatttgtttttttttttactttttttatataacaatGATTTTTTCAACATTATGCATGTACaaagattatttttaaagaatataatactactttcatattatataaaataattttgtaattttatggaataaaattctgttatttctgcatttttactATGTTTGAtcgtatttttttgtttttaaacactgcagcacgatttgttgatgatgattgattgttgAATTACTGTAATATTAaagtgttgattttatgttgatttcaTATTGATATTGTGTTTATAATCAGTTAATATTTGACAGATTTTAAGATTGGGGAAGAAAACTATATTatatatgaaataaattaaaataattaaaataaaatttagacaGAAAATAATACCTTAATGTTTGAttgattgttgaattattataatgttgcagtgttgattttgtgttgatcttcagttgatatttgattcattttaacATAAGCGAAGACAACAATACATATTTACATGAAAAAAActataacaattaaaattaaattgagataGAAAAATGATACCTTAATTTTTGGTTGATTGttgaataattttaatgttataGTTTGATTTTGTGTTAATCTTAAGTTGATATTCAGTTGATATTCAGTTGATATTTTAGCATTGGTGAAGAAAACTATATTGtacatgaaataaaataaaaaaagtaaaattaaattgagacgGAAAAATGATACcttaatttttgattaattgttaaattattataatgttacagtgttaattttatgttgattttatattgatattgtGTTAATGTtcagttgatatttagttgattttcaCATTGGTAAATAAAACGatattatacataaaataaattaaaaagttaaaattaaattgagacaTAAAAATGACACCttaatatttagttttttttttgatggtAAACGGAATATCATTAATAATCCAAAGCAGTTACAGCTGTGAGGAATTCAGGAAAGTTATTATACCACTCCTGATGTCCTGACATGGAACGAGCATGTTGCGCTAATGAATGCGCTGCTTGATTCGCAGAACGTCTCACAAAAGTAAACAAAACATTACATAACTGCTTTTCTAAAACTAAGCAATCCTCCACTAAAATGTCCGAATCAATACAATTCGGATTCCGGATTGCTAAAATCACCTCCATCGCGTCCGACTCGATAATAACCTTCTCGAATCCCTTAAGCCAACTTAGCGCCTCTCTGATTCCAATCAACTCCGCATCTCTTGACGAGTAGCACCCTTGGAATTACACCTGTCTCACCTGCACCAAGGAACCTTTCCAATCTCGGACTACAATCCCCACACCTACACCACCATTACCAGAAAAAACCGCAGCATCAATGTTAGCTTTCAACCATCCTTTAACCGGCGGAGACCATTTATCCTGCCCATCCCCATGCACAGTCCTTGTCATCTTGAGCTGGGCATTCTTCACGTGGGCAACTTTCCATGCAGCAAGCTTAGAACAAGCTAGACCCACTATAGTATCAGAGTTATTAGTTTGCTCCAAACAACGTCATTCCTGTTCACCCATAGTTGCCAGCAAATCATAGCTACAAGAGACACTTCTTCGCCATTTAAATTTTGGAACCACTGCTCAACCCAATCCAAGAAGCTGCTGTCCTCCACGAAGACAGGAACAGAAACTCGACCCCAGCAGTCCAACGCAGTCACACACGAATAAAAAAGGTGATCCGGCCTGTCAACCCCTGCATTACAAACTTGGCATTGATCATTGATAAACACTCTTTTCCTTGCTAGGGCATCTGAAGTAGGGAGATACCCCGAGCAGATCCGCCAAATAAAGTTCCGAACGTGAAGCGGGATAGCTAGCTTCCATATTTTATTCCAAACTGCTTAATCCGGTTCTTCCAGCTCGACACCCAAAGCCCTATAGCAGCTCCTGACCGAGAAGTTGCCTTTTAATTCAAACCTCCATCTCCACCCATCCTCTATTTCGCGACTACTAACAGGAATGGCTAGAATATTTTCAGCATCAGTAGCATTAAACACATCACGTACCAAACCCACATCCCACGCCCTTTCTCCAACTTCGAACAGATTACTGACTTTAACCTCTCCCATACTTGCCGGTTTAGGAGTAGTCACACAACCAGAATTCCCCGACAGCCAAGGACTTCCCCATACCAAAGTTTTCCTCCCATTTCCAATACGAACTCTAACACCTTTTTCCATCATCGGTTTGCATTCATAAAAACTACGCCAAACATAGTTAGGGTTCGATCCCAATTTCGCCTCAAGGAAAGACGTATTCGGAAAATATTTCGCTTTAAAGACCTTCACCATAAGGTTATCTTCCGAATTTATAAACCTCCAAGCTTGCCTTGCTAACATGGCAATGTTGAAATCTCTAACACGTTTAAACCCCATTCCCCCAAACTTCTTCGGAATGCATAACTTATCCCATCTCGCCCAACTTATtcctttcttcttttcttggtCTCTACCCCACCAAAAGGAATTAAGCATTCTCTCCAATTCTTCACAAAGCCTAAGCGGGATTAAGAAAACATTCATCACATAGTTCGGCATTGATTGAGCGACCGTCTTAATCAACACTTCCTTGCCACCCCTTGATAAAAACTTTGCATTCCACCCTTTAACCTTGCTCCAAactttttctttaataaatgcaaaaatttggtttttatttctcTCAACAAGAGATGGAAGGCCCAAATATTTACCGCTATCTGGAAGTTCCGCCACATTCATTACTGCTCTAATAAGCAGTCTATCATCACTCTGGACGTTGGCACTAAAAATAATGCTCGACTTGTGGAAATTGACCTTCTGGCCTGAAAGATTCTCATACACATCAAGAACCTCCTTGACAACCTCCATTTCTTCTACAGACGCCCGAAAGAATAGGAAGCAATCATCTGCAAAAAACAAATGGCTTATAGAAGGAGCACCCCTGCAAATAACAGCACCATGAATCTTCCCCGCAGTCTCCTCTTGAGCTATTAATAAACTCAACCCTTCCGCACATATAATAAATACGTACGGCGAAAGCGGATCCCCTTGTCTCAGACCTCGGCTTGGCAAAATCGGATCTGCCATCTCACACTCACCAATACTAGTATACCGAACGGATGATAAGCAAAACATGACCATATTCACCCATTTCTCACAGAAACCGAACTTGTTGAGCATATGCCGCACAAAATCCCATCGCACCCTATCATACGCTTTACTCATGTCTATCTTGAGAGCCGCCATACCCAGACTGCCTCGCCTTTTACACCTCAGATAGTGCCCAATCTCATACGCAATAAGAAAATTATCTGTTATCAAGCGATTTTCAACGAATGCACTTTGATTTTCAGAAATAATTCTAGGCATTAACTTCTTCATTCTATTAGCCATAACTTTAGAGATAACTTTATACGCCACATTACATAAAGCAATAGGTCTAAGATCAGTAACAACTTCCGGATTACTAACTTTTGGAATTAAGACAATAGCTGTGTCATTCAAACCATCAATAAACCTGCCATTATCAAAAAAATCTCTACAAAGCTTGACTAAATCACCTCCTACCACACCCCAATTCGCCTTATAAAACGCCGGATTAAAACCGTCTGGACCCAGAAATTTATCATTATGCATGCTAAACACTGCATTACGAACCTCCAACTCAAAAATAGGACATAACAAACAATCATTATCCAGCCCGGAAATACGAGGACTGAtatcaaaaaaatcaacaatatCTGAACCAGAGTCAGAAAACAAATCAACGTAATACCTCAGAATAATGCTATCCATCTCCTGCTTAGTAGACTGCCAAATTCCAGCTTCATCCTTTAACCTGACAATTCGGTTCTTCCTTTTTCTTGCCGAGGCAAAATTATGAAAGTAACGTGTATTATCGTCACCTCCAACTAACCAGAAATTCTTTGACCGCTGTTTCCAGTACGCTTCTTCGTCAGCCAACAGATCTTGGTATTCCTTTGACAACCTCCAGAAGCTCCGAACACTATTGTCATCGGATCGACACTGCACTTCATTTAATCGCCTTCTCAACCGCGCCAGTCTTCGTTTATAATTCACTCCTGAGTTTCCATCCCACGAAGTAAGAGATTTCTCTGTCTCTTTCAATTTCTCTAACAGGCTCAGCCCATTCGACCCACTCCACACATCGCTTACAACTgttttaaaatctttttttgCTAACCAGACATTTTTAAAGCGAAACTTTCTCTGACCTGTTATGTCTTCTTCTTTCGTGAACCTCAGATGGATTGGCAAGTGATCTGAAGTAGAAATTTCTTGATTTATAACCACAGCGTCCTGGAATATCTCAAGCCAGTCCTGCGTAACAAGGGCCCTATCTAACCTCTCTTCAACAAAACCCGCATTGCCCCGCCCTCTCGACCACGTATATTTATAACCCATCCACCTGACATCCTGCAACCCACTGCTAATAATCGTTTCTTTAAACCCGTTGAAAAGCCAGTTTGGGTGAGCTTCCCCTCCTCTTTTCTCATCAGACGAGATAAGATCATTAAAAGCACCCAAAATGCACCAAGGAAGGGTAGAAACCAAGCTCAAATTATATATCATGTTCCACGACTCCCGCCTCCTCCCCCTCTCCGGCAATCCATAAAAGCCTGTAAGCCTCCATGTACGGTTCTCCACATCTTTAACTATCAAGTCTACATAATTGTCGCAAGAATCTGCAACTGTAACCTCAAATTCTTTTTTCCACATAAAAGCGATCCCACCCTTCCTCCGAACACTATCCACCACATAACAACCATCAAACCCCATCACCTCCCTAAGAACTTCAACTCTAGACCCATGAACCATAGTTTCACATAAGAACAGAAAAGAAGGATTTAACCTTCTGACCAAGTCACGTAAGAACCGAATAGCTCGTGGACTGGCCAATCCACGACAGTTCCAGCTCAAACAACTCATTTCTTAGGGCCGGCCTGGTATCCAAGGCCCGCCAGTCTGTAACTTGTAGGGTCAATAATCATATCCGTAGATAGAAAGCTTGGCCCAACCTCAGTAATTTCTCCTTCCAAACCCATACGCGTATTAGCCCTTTTCCTCTTAGGGTCCGCTGCCACATCACCTTGGAATACACTAGGCAACTTTGAACTTTCAATATTCAAATTAATCTGATTAGATCTACCTTCTCTTCTAACTACCAAATCAGATATCTTTCCATTGTGTTCCCCTTGATCACTCAACTTCTCTTTTTGAATTTCGAAACCAGAAGAAGAATTTGTTAGACTCAGATTCTCAGAGATTCTAGCATTCAAATTTTTTTCCCTCTCTTCCGAAGTATCTGCCATTGCCCTatgatagatttttttttttcaaaaagtttaagaatttttttaaaaaaattctaaaaaaaaaaatcccgtCGTGGGGTGACGGTGGGTACCTCAAACAGGAGGAGCCAGATCCTCCgggaaaaaaatttcaaaaaaatgtgGATTAAATAAAATTCGGAAAAAATCTCAGTCGGACGTCGGGTGAAAGAGGATGAGACTGATCATCCGGAAAAAAAATCGGAAAAAATTTGTCAATTGTTTTTATGTCGGACGGCCATAACGGGTACCTCGGAATAGGAGGAGCTTGATCCTCCATAAAAAATTCGGagtaaatttttcaaaaaatatgtcgagtaacaaaattcaaaaaaaattgtcgAAAAAAATTTCTATCGGACGGCCACAGTGGGTACTTCGGAAGAGGAGAAGCCTGATCCTacggaaaaaaattcaaaaaaaatagtcgaaatttttttttcatgtcgGACGGCCACAACCGGTACCTCGGAAGAGGAGGCGCCTGATCCTCCGAAAAAAAGTCggaaaaaaattctcaaaaatttgtggatttaaaaaaattcaaaaaaagaaattgtcgaaaaaaatttatatcgGACGACGACATCTGGTACCTCGAAAGAGGAGCATGAtcctccaaaaaaaaaattcggaaatatTTGTGGATTAAAAGATATTGTGAAAAAATTTGTTGGGAAAAAAAATTTTGTCAGGAGGCGGTAGCGGGTACCTCGAAAGTGGAGGAGACTGATACTCcagataaaaaatttgaattttttttttgacaaaaatatgagaattaaaaaaaattgaaattttttttctgTCAGATGACGAGAGAGGGTACTTCGAAAGAGGAGGAGCATGATCCTTCAGAAAAATATAACCAAAAAAATGACCTTCGGATAGCGGCGGCGGGTATCTCAGTAAAAGAGAAACAAGctctttctttaaaaaaaaaatatttgaaaaaaatatttggaaaaaatattggtcggataaattttttaatttttctctaTTCGAAAATCCAGTATAGTCGATTTTCGACGAAATTAATTCAATcggttaatttttaatataataaagatAATGAGATTATTTGAAATCAATAGGTTATAGGTGTTATTTCAAATCCTCCTCAATTTTGTATGTGTTAAAATTAACTTGGATTTTACTCAAATTCAAATCCAACAAACTTTATAATCCAAACAAAGGATTTGactcaaattcaaattcaaatccaaatccaTCCTTATCCAAACGCACCCTAAATGAGTTTCAAATTAAACAGAAGAAGACAACAATTATTCAAAGAATCGcgaaaaaagaacaaaaatcaaaaaataatcactaaaattattaattaataatttttttaaaaaacttattcataatttcaatttaaaaaatcagtaagatgaaaataaacaaaataattagaCATCAAACTaaatacaaaatcaaataaattacaaaCCAATTACAGAACCTAAAAAATAAACCGGTGATGATTGAgtaaatgagttttttttttttttttgagaatcaaGATAGCGCTTTATTAGAAATTAATCATGGTTACAAGTTCATTAACCGGAAACGGAACATTTCCGTCAATAACGCAATCTCTACCAAAGAAAATCCCCCATTTGGCTAACGCATGAGCTACTTGGTTACATGACCTTTTCACAAATTGAAACCGAACTTCACGCTCCATGCATGCAGCCATGCAGTCCTCTACCATGACCTGCAAATAATCCTCCGCCTCAGCTGGGTTCTGAAGCCTATTCGCAACGTTAAGCGCATCCATTTCACAAATAATTCTATCCACCTGCAACTCCCTTACTAGCCGGAGGCCAAACAAAACAGCTTGAATCTCTGCAATTTCTGCATTAACACAACCATTTAATATAGACACTCCACTTCGAATAACTTCTCCTCGTGAATTTCTGCAAACAGCGCTAAGGATCGACAGTTTCTTATCAACCGAGACTGCTGCATCTGTATTAATCTTCCACCACGTCGGGGGGGAGGAGTCCAAGCTTGGCCGTTACCCTGAGGTTGATTCATTCTGGGCTTCGAGATGTTCCCAGAAGCAAGCATCGACTGGATACCGTTGAATAATAATGGCGTGGGATTGCGATGGTTTCCAAAAACGATGTTGTTTCTATCCATCCAAATTGTCCACAACGACATGACAAATAATTGTAAGTCCTCCCTTTTTAACGTGCTGCTCATAAGAGAGATCCAATCAGGGATAGAGTCACATCGAAACCCATCAGTTCTCAGGTTTATGGGAGAAACCAACCAAAGGCCTCTCACCATTTCGCAATCCTTCAAGCAATGCAAAGCTGTTTCCTCTTCAGCATTACATCGAGGGCAGAGGGGAGAGATTATGACTCGCTTCTTAATCAGATTCACGTTACACGGTAAGGTATTATGCCCAAGACGCCATAAGAAATGTTTCACTTTTGGTGGAATCGCCAAACTCCAAATGTTATTCCAGTAAGCTGTGATGCCTTGAGAATTTGACGGGCCTGCTATATCGCCCCTAACCATTTTATCCGCCACATAGTACGCTGACTTGACCGTGAA containing:
- the LOC126657129 gene encoding uncharacterized protein LOC126657129 gives rise to the protein MEASYPASRVDRPDHLFYSCVTALDCWGRVSVPVFVEDSSFLDWVEQWFQNLNGEEVSLVAMICWQLWVNRNDLAAWKVAHVKNAQLKMTRTVHGDGQDKWSPPVKGWLKANIDAAVFSGNGGVGVGIVVRDWKGSLVQVRQV